From the genome of Cydia pomonella isolate Wapato2018A chromosome 1, ilCydPomo1, whole genome shotgun sequence:
CCACTCTATAGACAAAAACGGTATACGCCCGACAAAACAGAAACTAGAAGCAATTTCCAAAGCTGCGACACCTACCAACGCTAAAGAATTAAGATCATTTCTGGGTCTTGTAAATTTCTATGAACGTTTTATACCACATTTACACGGAATATGCGCTGACCTTCATGAACTTACTGGTAATAGGCAACCGTGGCGTTGGACAGAACATGAAAATCAGATATTCGAAGCCACTAAACAATGCATTACCTTATCAAAACCACTGACTGCGTTTGACGAAGACAGATCAATCTTTCTAGCATGTGACGCTTCAGAGAAAGGCGTGGGAGCCGTGTTGTATCACAAGAATGGGAACACAGAACAACCCATAGCTTTTGCCTCAAGGAAACTTCGAACAGCGGAGACGAAATACTCAGTCATTGATCGCGAAGCACTCGCCATTTTGTTTGGAATCAAGAAATTCGACCAATATTTACGAGGAACCAAATTTACCTTACTTACTGACCACAAGCCATTAATCCATATACTGGGTTCTCAGCGTAATCTTCCCAAAGTAGCAAATAACAGACTCGTTCGATGGGCACTAATAATTGGCTGCTATAATTACGACATATGTTACCAGAAAGGTGAAAACAACATACTAGCCGACTGCCTCTCCAGATTACCAAACTCTGAAACACAGCCTTCAGAAACAGAGTGTGCTGTACATCGCATTGAGTCATGTCTTCTAGGAACCAGAATGACAGATTTACATCTCTCTGAGGATCTTTTGAAGGAGACAACCAGCCAAGACGTCATATTATCagaagttttaaaatgtatcaAAACCGGCTGGAGAGAAATACACTTTACCAGTGACGTTAAGCATTTCTTCAAAAAGCGTAACGAACTTtcaatagaaaacaaaataatattatggcAAGGTAGAGTGGTGATTCCAGAAAAACTACAACGCAAAGTCCTTGCATACCTCCATAGAGGCCATCCTGGAATATCAGCAATGAAGGCACTTGCACGTTTCTATGTTTGGTGGCCATCCATTGATGAAGACGTAGACCAGTATGTCAAGAGATGTTGTAGATGCCAACAAAATAGACCTCATTGCCCTGAACTTCCAATCTACTCGTGGTCTATCCCTGAGAAAGTATGGGAAAGGATCCATATCGATTTTGCAGGACCTTTTGAAGGTACTTACTGGTTAGTCTTGAGCGATGCCTTATCGAAGTGGATAGAAATTAAACCTATGAAGAATATTACTACGTCAAAATTGTGCACTGAGTTAGACGACATATTCTGCACCTTTGGTCTCCCAGAAATAATTGTATCTGACAACGGCCCACAATTCACATCATCAGAATTTAAACAATACTGTAAAAATCAAGGCATTTTGCATATTAGATCTTCACCTTACCACCCAAGAACCAATGGTCTCGCGGAACGCCTCGTAAGGACTTTTAAATCAAGATTTGCATCCGGCACAGAACCCCAACACCAGCGTTTAAGAGAGTTTTTGTTCACGTACAGGATCACACCCCATAACACTACGGGCAAATCACCAGCGGAAGTAATGTTTGGACGTCAAATAAATACGTTATTGTCAAATATTCGACCAAATAAAAGGAGGGAATTACAGTACAAACAAGTAAAGGTCAATATTGAAACCTCAACGAATAAACCAAATTATGCACCCGGTAGTCCAGTATACCATAGAACTCGGCTTGAAAAGTCGTGGCAGCCTGGAATTATAGCAGAGCGCAGACATCGCTACTCTTATACTATTTCGACACCACATGGAGACGTCATAAGGCGACACGCTGATCATATTCGACCTCGACTGAAATCGCTTAATAACCCTCCAAATTACCATGAACCATCTCCTTCATCCCCCCTAACAGATATGTTTCGTACGCCCGATGCCACTTCGAGTCCTGGACCGTCACAAATCTCATCCGCCACTCTTAACTCCACCCTGATGAGCCCTCCACACAACAGCTCCACCACTCCTGAAGATTCATCACACACAGGAAATACGAGTAACAGAAGCCTGTCGCCTGATCCAGATCCTGTATCTACATCGGCAAACCCTACAACGCAGCACCGTAGTCAGCGGGCAACCAGACCACCTCGGAGACTTATAGAAGAGATGTGATCAGGGATGGGGAGGGACGAATGTAATGACCCAACCTTCTTTCTACTCTTTGGTATTTTAGAACATTTAAATAAGAACATCACTTatgtcattaatttttattgtcaaagaaaagtctatataatacatgcatatatttattacaaattgagtttattttagCAATGACGATGTCGGGAGGCTTTATTTAGGTAATAtcgaaggtaagaagaaaataccatccGCAAAGATTCGTACGATTAGATTTCGCCAAACAAATCCGAGACGAACTAGAGTGCATCTATGGAGGGAGATATgtgcgtagacaagacatacGATCTATGCCTGAAATTCATCAGCTACAAGAAATACCCGAATCACGACTTCATTACTCATGTGTcaattttaaagaatatctggagcGAACTACTAACGGAGCTATAGAGTTAAACGAAGTTACCCCAAATTCTCCTAACGTGCAAGATCCAGAGACATTACttccggaatatcttgaattcaagtTCAGTTAGCTGTTAATGTCAAAGAAGGAACACTCAGTTGAGAAcctggcaagtcatttatgcgAACACGAAAGAGTACTAGGTCAGACTGAGATACAAGTTAGGAGACGAGGCTAATGCAGCTTTGTGCACAAAGATGAACAAGGCTAAAAAGAAAAACAGTTCCAAAGAGATTAGGAGCTACGAGTACTTACACCTACTatattactatcttgtataccaaattgtaaaattaaaatatacttacgttactattaggttttttttattttatttcattgttttaaaaCCTTTTCTACATAGTACGagtattaggtctacttggggggtatttttttgttttgatttcttgttaccaataaaatatttatgttacaagaaactaaacaaaaaaagcgaccaagtgcgagtcggactcgcccatgaagggttccgtaccatttatgacgtagtaaaaaaactacttactagatctggttcaaaccaattttcgttggaagtttgcatggtaatgtatatcatatattttttttagatttttcattctgttattttagaagttacagggggggggacacacattttttcactttggaagtgtctctcgcgcaaactattcagtttagaaaaaaattatattagaaacctaaatatcatttttgaagacctatccctagataccccacacgtatgggtttgatgaaaaaaaaaaatttttttaatttttatgacgtattacaaaaaaactacttactagatctcgttcgaaccaattttcggtggaagtttgcatggcaatgtatatcatatttttttttttgatttttcattttgttattttagaagttacgggggggggggacacactttttaccactttggaagtgtctctcgcgcaaactattcagtttagaaaaaaatgatattagaaacctcaatatcatttttaaagacctatatattgtatgggtttgatgaaaaaagattttttgagtttcagttctaagtatggagaacccccaaaatttattgttttttttctatttttgtgtaaacatcataatgcggttcatagaatacatctacttaccaagtttgaacagtatagcttttatagtttcggaataaagtggctgtgacagaatcggacagacacacggacatgacgaatctataagggttccgttttttgccatttggctacggaaccctaaaaatagcttGTAAATCgaccaagtagacctaataatattatgtaggaCGAAAGTACAcgtacggatgcatatgtagttgtgcacgcacacatacatacttaacTTGGGGAAGAAATCAGAGATGGCGCTTTCAAATGAGTTTCAAATGCttaaagctttaaaaaaaatgcttaaagAGGGCTCTCtacctatacatatacttattttaCTCTTTGGTTACATACTTGAACCCTACGAGTATGAGATACGAgtattaagaggagtgacatctcttatggtagaactgttgcaaaagtgtccagctgtcagctataaataatagttccaaatctctccagagtaacGCTAGactagctaagaacctaggcgctattgacggagtgaagtgcgctgtctatgatttgatttttttgttctagTATTCTAAGCATTGTAgcaccacctatttaaggttttttgatgacactttttggtacagtcagcgtcaaatactttgtagcagtcaaagtggccaaatagttcggtacaccatactaaatatatggtgtaccgaactatatggctactttggttgctacaaagtatttgacgctgactgtacatggagatttatttccttacctccaccttccgtacctACGAGGGCCGCCTCTATTCAATGCAAGGTTGCATTGTGACGGATTGATAAAGACAGATTAAGATAAGTTGGCaccgattttgacagcccacacagtgcaagtattattttaaacgtcaaacttctatgaaatcatGACGTTTACTTACAGAACTAAAATTTGGGTACAAAAAAACTTCAATCAAAGGCGCCATAAAGCAATTTAGCTCTACCCTAATGAAATGTTCGGACCAAAGCTGGTAAcaaaatttaataagtaaatacagTATATAATGATTCTATTACCGGGCCCGACCACAATGCTACCGTGATAaccaatataatttaaaatcataGGATTAGTGATTGTTGGCACTAAATAGCACCCAAAAAATTATCAATTTCTGCTTTAACAAAATCCtcgaaacaaaaatttaaatcgATATTACGTCCCAACACCAGCGCCACCTTTTGAATAGTATCTTCTATGCTTTCTTTCAGATTTTCAACAGTTActaggtataaaataaagatGTCTCCACTGAAGCCATTCATATTTTTAGATTACTACACAGAGCAGAGTGCCTACCATGGAGACATAAAATGGAGCACACTCTAACTTTTTTGGTatagtaaattgaaccttatcacgcAGGCAGGAAGATGTTCTTACCAaactagagaaaacggtccacttgagatagcaaaagtggggcgcggtatctcactcgcacatgttgccaatgttaaaaacataccattgtggtagtatttatatcaatatactactgaaattaaatactttcttatactattttagtgctatatACAGAGAGCGGTTCTCAAATcttttaagttatttgtaaataattatgatgacaatattattaactgattaaaccaagcatatgcacaataaaaaaacaattttaatatggtagacattgtagaaactttgaatattaattggtatccccaacttgatgacatattttcgagatatttccaaaatataaataataatacgtgAATGGTGAAGCTCAGCATTTAattgcgaaatatttaaaaaatgggttaaaaatgttgtgtgacaggtaGTAGAAGTGAAAGTTTTGCTGATTGTGGTATATATATTTCACAGGTGAACcacaatcattcaattttacgataaaaatacaagacgataatagggttgtttccatctacaaatcttagggcagaattattattgtatcccaataaattgttttggattataaaaacatgttaaactacttttaggggacctgtaatgtccatatttttgtaaatattgaatttgaaaTATCTTTTggtacacgtcacgtgaccaaactcgaaacgtctttgaagattctgatgacgtcacaactctcgaattgacactgttgacagttaggcgataaacatcaaatgacaaatgtcagttgacagttcgtatcttctacgtgtgtatctagttatgtgtcaaaccgtaaactgtgacgtcacataattttcaaagagcgttttgggcgcgaaagcttctgtcaaaatatattttgttaatttaacatatttaaagccgtttttagtataaaagttaaattttagggcaacttttagttaatgtagAATCGTAATACAAGCTTtacaaaaaattggaaacaaccctattgtcaaactcattagtacggaaggtggaggtaaggaaataaatctccatgtaccaaaaagtgtcatcaaaaaaccttaaataggtggcgctacaatacctagaatacttgaacaaaaaaataaaatcatagacagtgcacttcactccgtcaatagcgcctaggttcttagctactctagcgctactctggagagatttggaactattatttatacctgacagctggacacttttgcaacagttctaccataggagatgtcactcctcttaattccacactccatactcattagggtgaccatgatgtcggcacgatgtgaatcagttttacgcaattcttattaagtatttaagtaagttTATTTAATTAGGTATGTCTATATTTCGGCATGATTAAATTGGTGGAATGATAGctattacagaataattaattgcCAAAATTGAAAGCCAAAGTCCGAAAAGGTTCtactaactatttatatatacgtAATCGATTCGATATAGGTTGAACacacatttccgtcagtagaaaaaggcggcaaatatGAAAACTAGTTACAATCACAGATCTACGATGAGTAGATGACGCTTAGAGAATTAAAGATAGTTAAAGTGTGCAAAACGTAGGTAAGTCATCACGCTTATGAACATACcctgagtgcgaaagaggcagactacaaatgaaaaatcgtgACCATTTCTGAGTTCGACAGTTTCGGCTAACGGCCGCCATTTATTAATCTCATCCACATAGATACCAgggctataactgcgaaaatcgaagttcatcaattgcgggcgtttttctctgtcactcttattacgtcttagtgagagtaaaagagaaagatccccgcaattggcgaatttcggtattcgcggtaggccccataTCAAATTAGGACTCGGGAGGTGTGGAACTGTAGACGCGAAAATGAAATTGGCTCaccaatttcaattttaagACTGACTGATCAGATGGAGATGCGCGTTTAGGGACATTTTTTTACTTCGGTCGTTCAAATCTcaccataaatataaaattggtgattaaattgtgGACGTGTGGACGCAATATGAGATAGACACCAATATTTTTCTGATCACatcggtcgatttgatcatcccgtctggactggccttaaaTGATACCCTTACAAAATTGTCTGCAATGGCAACATTGAATGAGCGAAAAAAGgaaattttataattgtcaGTTGAGTCTTGGGTCAGTTCATTCATTCACTCAGTCATCACCATCAGTCAGTCAGACAAACTTCATTATcgtaatattgtattgtgatgTTTGTGACGTTTCTATTTCTGTCTGCTCAAGCACTGTCTCAGTGCCCACTGTTTGCTGAACGTTTGCTAATGTGATATTGGCATTCAGTTATTGTGTTTCAACATTTTGCCGAAATGTGAGCACTAAGATTTATAGCAAATTCCTTTCAGATATGTTAAGGCAATCTTTAAAATTCAGAAAGACATTAACCTTAATATGTATCTTGTCTTTACGTAAGTACACGTTTTTTGTTTCCGTGATAAGGTGCGATGTTACACTAGCTGTGATACTAGAAGATTATACTCCACCGGTATCAGACATCTGTTTTGTATCttgtaattgtaaatatatttgcaCAGTATCTCAGATTACGTCTTCTTTTCCagtgtttttattgtttctaattCTCACGAAAGATAAATATGAAGAAGGGACACACAAAGATAACCAAAGACTAATTGTCAATTCACCAGAAATAACCTATGaccagataaaaaaaataccagttAGGTTTGAGAATACAAACATGGAGAATcctaaactaataaaatctaATGAGGCAGAGGATAGTACAAAACGTCAACTGAAGGAAGCGCAGGCTAGGATAGAACAATTAGAGAAGAAAATTGCTATATTAGAGGGAAGGGTACCCCAAAAATATCCTGAAGTAAAATACTTGGGTTACAAAGAAAGAAGGCGCATTTTGGTAAGTTAAATATGTGGAGAGAGTTTGGAGGCACTTTTTGAACACAGCTTAGGGGAGAAAAACCTTGTTAACTTCCATGTAACACCTTATGAACACCAAGAATACCTAAAGTCATCATCACTAGTCATGCCCACAGTGACAACTACAGGTGTTCTGGCATATACTGTTAAAGTAACCTTCACATTTTCAATAAAGGCTTACATTAGCTCTCTTCAGGCGAGGGCTTAGGTGTGTCAgtgatgtttttatttatgacataaagcatATTATTGCAGGCTACTATGCCATCAGGTAAAGCATATAGAGTAGGACCAAGATCactgcatggcatttgcaatgacaatgtcataattaatcaaatttgtgGAAAGTGTGCAAACTTAGTTTAGGTGGACTCACTAATAGCTTGGTACCTgtataatgaatattaaaataatttaaagtgtATTCACTACTACTTGACATCTCACTGCATTTTCATTTCAGGTAACAGGTGGAGCAGGTTTTGTAGGGTCCCACCTGGTAGATGTTCTTATGATGCAAGGCCATGAAGTAATAGTTGTCGACAACTTCTTTACTGGTCGTAAGCGCAATGTTGAGCATTGGTTTGGCCATCGCAACTTTGAAATGATTCACCATGACATAATCAACCCGTTATATGTAGAGGTATTATTCTAAACACTTAGGCAGTACAAAATCAAATCAGTTTGATGTAATCCATCTTATTAGAActgttgtttttataatttttcttttattttaggcTGATGAAATATACCACTTAGCTAGTCCTGCCAGTCCACCTCACTATATGCAAAATCCTGTGAAGACAATTAAAACTAACACATTAGGGACTATTAATATGTTAGGTGAGTGtcaagaaatatatttatttagagaTATTATCAATTGCCTGAGTGtcttgttaatatttttattttgttattacagGGCTAGCACGCAGAGTTGGTGCAAAAATTTTAATAGCCAGTACTTCTGAAGTGTATGGTGACCCGATGGTTCATCCACAACCAGAGTCATATTGGGGCCATGTCAACCCAATAGgtaattcttttaaaattaatattttttctataccCTCTAAATactactcaaaaataaaatgacaataatATATACACTTAGAGTTAGTAGGTAATATGACATGAGTAGacataggtatattttgtaCCATTCTATACAAATTACTTATAGACTacacagtgtttttttaaacttaacttCGGGGTATAGTTAAGTACATTTAAAGAAACTGAATGGgatagttctttttttttctttaaaagtaattaatcaCATTATTGTAACACCTGAACATTATtgttaaatccaccaaacaattgaaaactatgacatatcaatgacattcgaatattgATTGTCTGAatcatacttacatatatttagtagcaaatgtatggaaggtggaggtaaggaatacaatctccataagTAGAAgagcagaactgttgcaaaagtgtccaggtATCAGCTATAAacaatagttccaaatctctccagaataGCACTAGAGtaactaagaacctaggcgttattgacggagtgaagtgtgcttactttgatttttaatattctaagtactgtagcgccacctatttgagttttttttattaacactttttggtacatggagattgtattccttaacTGTAAGCAAATATATAATCACATActaaacattaatcaatatgTATACAGGCACTAAGGCAAGTTTACATGCTCATAAGGTAGAGGCCTTATCAagttatcagataaaaataaatcattgattatcttcaaaatgtagttaattgaataccggtttctttgagaaagttatttattttaagctcaGAAATTCACCCTTGAAAAGAGCagacttttaaaaaaatactataatatgtgttttattattgAAGGTAATTTAAGATAATAATTCCGTTTTAGGACCAAGAGCGTGTTACGATGAAGGCAAAAGAGTTGCAGAAACATTAGCTTATTCATATGCAAAACAAGAAAATGTATCTGTCAGAGTTGCCAGGATCTTTAATACCTATGGACCAAGAATGCATGTGTCAGATGGGCGTGTGGTGTCTAATTTTATCATGCAAGCATTACAAAACTTAACTATCACAGTAAGTTTATTAAATTGAcaactgcctatgaagccgatggtatgaatgccggtaagggcatatatctgtgtgatgagcactgatatttgttcctgtttgatcatgggtgttttctatgtatttatatattatatttatcgttgtctgagtaaccacaacacaagccttcttgagcttactgtggggcttagtcaatttatgtaagaatgtccaaggtttatataattatttcaaatctGCTCACCTTTTTATATTCCTTGTctgatttacaaaatatttttcaggtATATGGTAATGGCAAGCAAACCAGATCATTCTGCTATGTCTCAGATCTTGTAAATGGTTTACTGTCACTAATGGCGTCGAGTTATACTCTGCCTGTTAATATAGGAAATCCCGTGGAGCATACAATCGAAGGTAATTTAATTCTAGAGATTCTAACCAACGTTTGTTTAACCAAAGGGCCTCgcaaagatgacaatcgttaatGGTAAACGCcgatcgaaacttaaataatgtatattatgtattgaAATGTATCAGGATACATTTTCTTTTCGTtgggcgtttgtcgatgtacccATTGTTATTTTGGCTAGACCCCTTAGGTATTTGGACCTATTCTTCTAGTCATAGAGATGATAGAACAAGTTTCAGTCATGGCTAGGTTGAACTGTATAAAGTTGTCCCATATTTTCTTACTGTGTATCTCAATGTAttctaactttttttatatacctacgaCGATGGTGGCACGAAGGGAAATGCCCCCAAGTGCCCCTTGTTTGATAAgaacctgagggcctaccgtaaaccacgttcgatgtgttgtTGCCTCTcagtcgcacttgtaaattcgtacgtgtgacagggaggcaaaacgtcgaacgtggttcgcagtaggccctctgcttTGTATTGTATAGGCCCTTTCATCATCAACATGGTATATTTTCCagagcttttatttaattagaaatagGGCTGCCAATGCTGCGATTGCCCATTATTGTCAAAACCGTGCCGTGCGGTTACATAATGGTATTTCAAAACCGCCTGGGTAAATTAAATTCTCTTagacaataaaattagaaatatttatattagttgGCTTAGCACAGGAGCGCCGCGACAGTATCTTGCCCGCGACAATACCCGCCCCTCTCTAATACAGTCAGAAAAAGACTACCCAGTGCTGGCGAGATCCTGTCGCGGCGCTCCTTTCTTAAGCCTACCGGGTCCAGTAGAAACTCGTAACGTATCGTATCGGGTCTCGGcaagtaattaatatttatattctagaATTTGCGATTATCATAAAGAACATAGTCCCTGGGTGCCGTAGCACGGTGTCAACAGGCGCGGCTGTGGAGGACGACCCGCAACGACGGCGACCTGACATCACCCTAGCTGAAGCGCAGCTTAATTGGTCTCCTAAGGTTCGTACCTTCAATTATTACAGAATAAGAATCCGCAAGGTTCTGCCGTCTAATGATGACGTCTactactactcgtactaatgacCAATCACACTTCAACTTGATGCAGCGTATACGCATTGAAGTGTAAATACCCctaattcataaaacttagcaacctCTGTTAAAtattgtctctttctaacacaGAGAAATATCAGAATGACggatagggacaaacgattacgAACGGTTTGTTAGATTTGGCAAACGTTTATGAATACCGTCGTAGAGCCGCGGACTGAAAGCTAGCGGGCACCGCGCTGCGCGGGCTGCAAAACTAGaacttcattattattattattattttataggccTATAATAAGTATTTCTCTATTTCTTGAAT
Proteins encoded in this window:
- the LOC133521197 gene encoding UDP-glucuronic acid decarboxylase 1 translates to MLRQSLKFRKTLTLICILSLLFLLFLILTKDKYEEGTHKDNQRLIVNSPEITYDQIKKIPVRFENTNMENPKLIKSNEAEDSTKRQLKEAQARIEQLEKKIAILEGRVPQKYPEVKYLGYKERRRILVTGGAGFVGSHLVDVLMMQGHEVIVVDNFFTGRKRNVEHWFGHRNFEMIHHDIINPLYVEADEIYHLASPASPPHYMQNPVKTIKTNTLGTINMLGLARRVGAKILIASTSEVYGDPMVHPQPESYWGHVNPIGPRACYDEGKRVAETLAYSYAKQENVSVRVARIFNTYGPRMHVSDGRVVSNFIMQALQNLTITVYGNGKQTRSFCYVSDLVNGLLSLMASSYTLPVNIGNPVEHTIEEFAIIIKNIVPGCRSTVSTGAAVEDDPQRRRPDITLAEAQLNWSPKVSLEEGLQRTIDYFREELSRTTFYNNQTYMDTKIKGSH